The segment CAAGCGAGCGAAGTTCTTATCAttgttcttacattcaactttgtAAACACACGGCTGGcccggcatttcgatgtttttagggttccgtagtcaactaggaacccttatagtttcgccatgtccgtctgtctgtttgtccgaggcttcgctccgtggtcgttagtgctagaaatctgaaattttgcatggatatataaatcaataaagccgacaaagtcgtacaataaaatctaaaaatttaatttttttagggtacctcccctacacataaagtgggggtgaaatatttttttcgcttcaaccatgagtgtggggtatcgttggaaaggtctttcaaaactaataggggttttcaaaaaacattttttgataaagtgaatatattcggagaaaatcgctccgaaagaaaaaaaaaatgtgtcccctccccctctaacttttgaaccataggtccaaaaaatatgaaaaaaatcgttaaaGTAGAGCGTAGAGcaaagagtaactacggaaccctacattgagcgtggcccgacatgctcttgaccggttttatttaactaagCTATCAGAGGATTTGTTACGCAATAACTTcagtaaatttgttctaatttaaaattaattcagGCAAACGTATGGttgatattttattcattatattatgaGACTCGATCAAAGGGTTATGGAGCTACAAAAGCCTAGAAGGCCAAAAAGCTATTTGCGAACAAGATGAGCGGTCTTGCTATTCTGCTCATCTTGTTTGCAAAGTTTGGTTCTgtttggtatcaaatgaaagagctcggtatttatttaccattttaaaataattaacaagataaaaacgaaataaaacaaaGGCCGTGTAATAAATCGCTCGCGGTTTTCGATCTATTGCCGACGAAGGAGGTGCAACAAATTAAATCGCTCTATATATTTTTGGTGAACCGCAAGTATTTCATTTGTAGCGAACTactagtttttattaaatttaaaatctgtAGAAAGCAGTCAAGTAACAGGTACCTGGCCCATAATGGTAGATATTATGTTATGATGAGATTAAACATaatgaaaagttattatttcTGTCGATTATGAAGCAAAAAGTAGAATTTGATTCATAAAGTAGCCGTGACTTCTAAGCGGCCAAGTGTAGCGATGTTATTGACCTCAGGATCGTCTGCTTCTTATTGCGTACACGGTCGAGCGGGCCAAGTCCGGTAGCACTGATGCCTACGTGGTTCTGCTTGTAAGTCATGAATTATTATGTCCCATATTCCAGGTACCAAAGTTGACACTGGTGCGGCCGCATACTCGCGTCGCAAGTATGTcattacatatttgcggcgtttggggttgggcccccacggcccctggggccgtgggggcttagcgcgcgccgcctgtataaggagttagcaaagcgccttatagaggcttggGTCACCCGAAGCGTCTATTTCGCTCAGCGGATATGCATTGCTAGCCTGTATTTCGCTCAGCGGATGAATAAAAAAGCAAATAAGAaatagagaagcagataaagaaatttcgattttcgtttttcgccaAAAACGCAAAACTAAAGGcactttttaaagaaaatatgaaTGCCCGATAGTGAAGGATTAATTATCGTTACAAATGTTATTGTTTTGTAACCATAATGATTGATTTACCAATGGATGGCCTGTTTTAATGACTAAAAAAGCTTATCGAGCGTTGAgaagaataatattaatgtttagCATAAATATCGTATAGGTAGAGGAAAGAGTCAACATTAACATAAATCACTAacctatataataaaaacaaaaaacaactctagtgaatatattaaaattttattaaaatgatcTCTGCCTACAAAAACAAATGTTGCTCATCCATAATCAAGGTGTTAATCTATATTTTAGCCTCATGGTTGATAAATGAGCGATATGGTGAGGAATTCTCACAAAACTTGTTTATTAGCTTGTGGGCTTGGCCACTACGTAAGCTGTATCTGCATCCTTATACGTGGTTATTCGTAAATGTCACACGTAAGAAACACGTTTTTGTCGTTAATAAAGAATGTATACCTACTCTAGTAAATCCGGAAAGAGTACAAGTTTCAAAATTCATTAAGAATGTAGTTAAAATCCGTCCCGATACTTTGATAGGAATAATAGGATACTAAACTTGTGCTACATATAACAAAATACATGTTTCCACCCATTCCAAGTCatagtaaaaaatacatatgaaaGCGACATATGATGGCGGGAAaacttagactcctttttgagagaCTGGCCAGTGGTAGCTCAAAACCAGGacgagtggaagaagaggggagaggcctttgcccagcagtgggacacaataggctcgtaataataataatatgaaagcACGTAGAAAATCATCTTTGGTATGAACTAACCAATACTGAAGACAGGACGGCAGCAAACAATTGTTGGGGATAATAATCCTAACATGTAGAAGTAGAACACACACAGTGTAGAATCATAGAATGAGAAATCAGACATCTTTTGACCGACTTCCATATTTTAAAACGAGGTTCTCAATAAATTCCTAtgctttttatattaaatttttgtgAAGGTCCGAAATAATTCTACGTTGCGAAAGACACGCCTATTTGGAATTGTACATgttcttgattttttttctatcgagcgaaagtgaaaaactcaggattcgaatcgatacagTTCCGCGAGAAAGGCCCCAAAATTGCTAATTAAATGTATGCCAGACGTACTGTGATCCAAAAATGTCCtacgaattttcaaaaactccgttttctgaacctgCTGCACCTTAAAGTTTATTAGTATAATATTCGCTGTATTATCGAGATAAGAGCTTAAAAATATCCTATCTTTAATGTGGGAAGACAAGTAATTTTATCCTTGaagtgccgcgtgtaaaattgacattgacgatggcaaacacgcgggatggaatgtcctacgattcctcccgtggtacgcatactatttttctgctcgatagaggcggaaagcggcaacttcgtttagcgcagcgggagcaaagtttcTTACCGCCCGGAAGgcagaaatagttattttcacgtcagcagctggaacaagggtaatttgctgcttcaaaacagtgagcaaaatcgcattttgtattttctttaactaatcaagcatttacatttaaaaaagtgacatttgacaaagtaggactgctgatgatgatcagaatacGATGCATGGTTCAcgattggcgatttgtcctcttcgctgtgtttgttaagtaaattagattttcaagacatttttttaatataatataataatctttctttcaccgttctccctcattgaagtcggtttttattcttaaaaaatattgctttTTTATACGTTCTGTCCCGTTGTCACCATGTCACGATATGACGAAGAGATTCTGGGGCTATCCTTTAAATATCATAGGCATTATAGTgatgtagatattttttataacttaccAAAAGGTACCTACAGCTAAAAAACGAATACCGTTGTGTACGTAACTATTTAATTAGCAAATTAATGGTATTCAATTGTGACTCTTGTAACAATTGCATGGATGTCCGCCCGGCTTCCGCATGGGAGTAGGATTACACATTTACACAATACACAACTTTTTCGTGCCGcaagatattttattacaaaatttaattttgacttttattaaataagacaaggttccaaattcaaaaacaaaacttaagcTTCTGGGACTTGGGAGGATAAAGATAAATCGCTtaatttaagaggaaaggggacggccgcttctccatacatacgtagtcctcattttctttAGTCTTTATTgttctttgacgaccggtctggcctagtgggtagtgaccctgcctatgaagccgatggtcctgggttcgaatcccggtaaggccatatatgtgtgatgagcacagatatttgttcctgagtcttgcatgatttctatgtatttaagtatttgtatataaaccttcttggcttaccgtggaacttagtcaatttgtgtatgtccctataatatttacttactttatttatttattattttgtaagtacCTGACACCATGTAAGTCTAGGTAGGTACatgcattttataattatggcaagaaaatctatatttattcaatataaaatgtcaaggtcGTTTATAtatttcctctctggatattgacgttatgcaaaatattattgcataatttgatgtatattaaccatagctattcCCCTACATTTGACTttcttcgttttttttattgtaaaaattaggagcgaaaaccagatttcatacaaattttcaaacgctcctaactcttacagtacctaattaaattgaaaaatatctaACGTAGGGGCTGTGTCATTGATATACAATgtcaaattattttgaataatgttaattttcagagaggaaaatgtgaGAGAGTGCAGAGAGGAAACTAGGTAttaatgatttcattcataacttgtctatgcacttttgaaccctactgtacgtttgtatgaaaaagcgaCTAGAATTAGAAGGTTACCTCTAAGATGTTAAGACGTCTAAGAtgtggtaactccaggtttaaccggttaaccccgggttagtggaatggtgcaagtgggcctaagggccacttgcaccatcccccTAAAAGTAAGTAAGTGTGAGTAGAAAGTTGAATAGGTATAGATACctaagtatataataaatttccaaaaactattTAGAGATGAAAAGATTAAtattctatttaataaaaaaatagcacGTATTTTTTAgatacctgtacccctagtgtaaatattttcgacagcgaaacgtgacgtacgcgtttgcgttaagtgtcattttgtatgagatttccaaaacgtcccgcttggcgcgctgttcaaaaacccatacaaaatgagacttaacgcaaacgcgtacgtcacgtttcgctatcgactaaatttacactaggggtactgtttttaCTAATTGCAAGAGTTTTATagttaacataattataataatagcaGTCATAGTAGAGTTAAGATACAGcaagtaaaatgttaaaatgttttgccactgtttataaaatatataatacttagTATGCCCTGCATGGTCATTATTTAAGCAATGCATTAGAGATATTTAGTCTGCAGCCATAGTAATTAAGTTAGATTTAAGTTAAGTACATTGCAGTATCCTGCAGGGTTGCATAGCtgcacaaataaaaatgtatcatctTCTATTTACCTataaaagcaataaacatattgaTTACGATTTCCTGATAAACCTAGCGATAACTCACGCGAGCGAGCAGAGTTCTAGAAAAAGCCAGTGTAACGAGACCTCGAGATCCATAACAAGTGTACATAATCCAAGAACGCACGTATACTGGTCCGTTTAACCCTTTGACTCACCCTTGGAATTCTCGTCTTGGGCTCGCTGAATGCCACCCGTTTAGTTGTGAAGTTGTGATGCTTAACAGCTGAGTCACTCATCTCTGGATATATAAGACCTCGTGTACGGATCACTGCACAGTACCTCAGCTGTTGACACAATGAATAAGGTGAGTGCTTAGGACTTCGATTTTTGTATTGATTTGTATAAATGTTGGTATTGGCATACCCATGAAGTTATTTAGTTGGGGCGGTGAGTAAAATATTGGGGTGTTAATGATAAATGTGATGGGAATGTTTATTTTGGTACCTATCGTTGTATAATGCCAATATTCCCTAGTTATTAGTGTTTGTCATTAAAATGTCAAGCGCATAATAAAGTTAGTAACTACCTCAATTACGAGTACGATCAATTCAATAGGTGCTGTTCATTTCTATTATCTGATTCAATAACgttggtttaaataaataaaaagtgtaAACGTATTTTTTGGTTTCGTTATAATAATTGTTATCAGTGTTATCAAGAAAATACCTACAAGTATTTGCTTTCCTaaagtacataataaaataaaactttttaacaaaaaatataaccgacttcagaaattaccaaaagcgccatacatgtacgtataacatttgaagagttccctctatttctccaagatcccatcatcagaccccgacttggtgccaacgggaccgtCTCGAGGTTATACCcgttagattaaaaaaaaaatttggaaatcggttcacgattctcggaaatatacaaaaaaaaaatcagtagaCTTTTTGCCATCTTTTCATGACAACGCCAGAGCAAAATGTGCACCACTGACACTTATTTTTCCATTgctaaaaaggtacaaaatcaagttgtaagtacttattttaaagtgaattttaatttcgcacttatataagACAATCTTTAACAGCAccttttattaataattgacCAAAGTAGTGTACATACAAATAGTACTCGTATAATTATGGATTTAATCTGTTAATACAACGttactttcatttatttcttttaagaaCATTAAAATACAGAAGTTTTCATAAAGGTTCAATTGTAAAAAAACTGATaacaaattaacattatttaaccTAGAATAAAATTTTAGGACGATGAAGCCttagtaaaaattataaattcccACATTTGTATAGATTACCTACGAATATAGATTGGGTTCGTCTAGATGTTTATTTTTGTGAGATTCGGGAGAGCGACATTTCGCATTTTACTGACAGTGTGTGCGAGTGTTATAAATGAAAagacaaataatttttaaatgctttgtTTCTCTCTAATCTCTCTCTAATTCCAGATCCTTTGCTTTGGACTCGTGCTTTGCACTACATTAGCGCTAACATCGGCCTATCCTGCCGAATCGGCCCCCGAGGCCCCTAAAAGCCCCGCAGGGCAGGAGGCCGCTCCGGCGGTCGAAGCGGTAGAAGAGCTGCAGCGCGAAGAGTCCCGCTGGGGCCACGGCGGCGGCTGGGGGCACGGAGGCGGATGGGGCCGCGGTGGGGGCTACGGACGGGGACACGGAGGATGGGGGCACGGGGGCCACGGGGGCTACGGTGGTTACGGGCATGGAGGATGGGGGCGAGGTGGATGGGGCCGTTAATACACTAGACCTAAAATACTCGATACCCCTCTTAGAATTAACAAGTTTGGATTGAGAGGATTGAGATAAGTAAGATTAAACCAAGTGATTTTATACGACTGTGatgtaaaaagtaataaaagtaCTAATTTttcaaacataattttatttattaagtagtaTATCTTCCTTGTTTTACCTGTACTGATTGAACGCTGTTGAGTTTACTGTAAATCATAGGTATCTCTAGTCTCCCTAACCTCTGGGAGTTCTAATCCGACACGCAAACTCAACGCACAGTCAACCATTTTGATTtttcccaagggaggaaaagtagtgCTCGACgaaggcggaaagcggcaacttcgtttagcgcagcgggagcaaagtggACGCTTttcgcccggagggcagaaaaaacaGTACTATATTCTGTATTGTTAGGCAGGTAAAGTTTGATTTTAGCCTTTTTAAAGGAATAAAAACACGACATACCTGTTCTTTGATTTTGCTATACCCACCTAAATATTGTTTCATAAATACCTACTTCCAAAAATGGTATCCCAATctcgagaaaaaaaatatatattttcactaTCAAACCATACAGGCAAGTTTAATCACCTACTCCTAGTAACCGCATTAGTATGGTAACCGTATTTTTCGTTTATTTACGTCCAGACAAAGTCAATTCGAGTTTAAGTTATTTGATCTGATTCTAATATGGCCTGTCAGTGCTACAAGTGgcgtttttggttgaaaataTGTCAATATTGACACTggcagatcagtatcatattagaAACAGATCAATTAAAACTAATTGGCCTGCAGTGCCTTCACTACATTTCTTCaagcaaaaacgtcacttttgacactgacagatcagtgaCATATTGGAATCTGATTGATACTGATGAATCCCCGATTCAGATATAacaacttgttacggttttgaaaATGagatcaaaaccttaacaattttttaaatcttaatcGATCTTCCGCGTGGTAAATCCCCGCGTGGAGTGCAATGTTCGCCACAGGGCCCGCATACGTACGGGCAGGCTATAATAACGGTAAGCTAGCATATGTAGTTACTGAATGGGATGTAGAAACTCAAGTTGAAGGATTGCCAATAGGATATGGGGCGCAGTAGCGTGGCATTTTTACCCACAGGTacgatatttaattattttgttgttgatttttttcattacatttgGAAAGAATTTGCCTGGTTTGACGAGCTCATTCTGGGTGGTAAATCAAAAATCTCAATTCAGGACAAAAAAGTATGTAATTTCCCATTGAGTTCCGAAAATAGCATACGTTTTCTTAATTCAGTGGatgtttttttatgacatatgGTGAAACTGCGCTTATTATGTATAGAAAACTATTAGCCATCAAATTTTATCGAAGTCTGGCGTAACCCAACCCAATGGtttactggtagagaatgccttttggcattaagtccgtcatttgtacattttttcttactttagtttgtgaaataaagtttatcatataaataaataaattacacgtATAGTGATTAGTTTCGCTATCATACGAATTACGAGTACAATATCCGTGTATCTGCTCTCGGAAAGCAACATTTGATGTACTTAGTGGAACctgaaaaaaattatgatgacattttaaattgttttgccAAGTCATTTCTTTTTTTGTCAAAGATAATATTAGCTCACTAAATAACTTGAGTAGGTATAGAACTGCC is part of the Cydia pomonella isolate Wapato2018A chromosome 18, ilCydPomo1, whole genome shotgun sequence genome and harbors:
- the LOC133527376 gene encoding uncharacterized protein LOC133527376, with translation MNKILCFGLVLCTTLALTSAYPAESAPEAPKSPAGQEAAPAVEAVEELQREESRWGHGGGWGHGGGWGRGGGYGRGHGGWGHGGHGGYGGYGHGGWGRGGWGR